The Cinclus cinclus chromosome 3, bCinCin1.1, whole genome shotgun sequence genome has a window encoding:
- the SLC66A3 gene encoding solute carrier family 66 member 3 isoform X2, which translates to MAPGLLDLVHLTTWAACAVIKLPQLVAVLRAGSAWGLSVTSLLLELGGLLVFLRYQIYYDYPLETYLEYPIIIAQDAILLYCVMHFSGKAKRALFYAVVFLGVWYMLTLQKWIIDLSMNLCTFISAASKLVQLQHLWQTEDSGQASALTWGMGAYTCATRIITTVMTTNDLAAQNRAGRRASPHSSQLD; encoded by the exons ATGGCGCCGGGGCTGCTGGACCTGGTGCACTTGACGACCTGGGCCGCGTGTGCCGTGATCAAGTTGCCGCAGCTGGTGGCGGTGCTGAGGGCCGGCTCGGCGTGGGGACTCAGCGTGACCAGCCTCCTCCTGGAGCTGGGCGG CTTGCTTGTGTTTCTGAGGTACCAGATCTATTATGATTACCCCTTGGAGACATACCTGGAGTATCCCATCATCATTGCACAAG ATGCCATTCTCCTTTACTGTGTTATGCATTTCAGTGGAAAAGCAAAACGAGCTTTGTTCTATGCAGTCGT ATTTTTGGGAGTCTGGTACATGCTAACACTGCAGAAGTGGATAATAGACCTGTCCATG AATCTGTGCACGTTCATCAGTGCTGCCAGTAAGCTGGTtcagctgcagcatctctggCAGACCGAAGATTCCGGACAAGCGAGCGCCCTGACCTGGGGCATGGGTGCATACACCTGTGCAA CAAGAATTATTACAACTGTAATGACCACAAATGATCTTGCAG
- the C3H2orf50 gene encoding LOW QUALITY PROTEIN: uncharacterized protein C2orf50 homolog (The sequence of the model RefSeq protein was modified relative to this genomic sequence to represent the inferred CDS: inserted 2 bases in 1 codon; deleted 1 base in 1 codon; substituted 1 base at 1 genomic stop codon), whose amino-acid sequence MVSLKMDKLEGGSGIRRNTLVRSQQTATTPLGQPAPAPSASISTQPSRASKAAQTTTWAWADEQADEQADQVQQDKIWXESVEVEQRGRRIWQVTCSSYQNWRFLKDHDHMGKRKKQKPLPNNMSVLSSKVPNSASQTTGSQMNTELGRALVNMNSSAVHCXKWKLEGELQLS is encoded by the exons ATGGTGAGTCTCAAAATGGACAAGTTAGAAGGTGGTTCTGGAATCAGGAGAAATACCTTGGTTAGGTCTCAGCAAACAGCAACCACACCACTGGGGCaaccagccccagctccttctgcatcTATCAGCACCCAGCCAAGCAGAGCTAGCAAA GCTGCACAAACAACTACCTGGGCCTGGGCAGATGAACAGGCAGACGAACAGGCAGACCAGGTCCAACAGGATAAGATCTG AGAGTCTGTGGAGGTTGaacagagaggaaggagaatCTGGCAAGTCACTTGTTCCAG CTACCAGAACTGGAGGTTCCTAAAGGACCATGACCATATG gggaagagaaagaagcagaaaccACTGCCAAACAATATGTCTGTGCTCTCAAGCAAAGTTCCCAACTCAGCCAGTCAAACTACTGGCAGTCAAATGAATACTGAGCTTGGCAGGGCTCTGGTAAATATGAATTCTTCAGCAGTGCACTGCTGAAAGTGGAAACTTGAGGGTGAGCTCCAGCTTTCTTAG
- the SLC66A3 gene encoding solute carrier family 66 member 3 isoform X3 gives MAPGLLDLVHLTTWAACAVIKLPQLVAVLRAGSAWGLSVTSLLLELGGLLVFLRYQIYYDYPLETYLEYPIIIAQDAILLYCVMHFSGKAKRALFYAVVFLGVWYMLTLQKWIIDLSMNLCTFISAASKLVQLQHLWQTEDSGQASALTWGMGAYTCAILIRFIVMLILNIWVTVTILHYRKTRKTD, from the exons ATGGCGCCGGGGCTGCTGGACCTGGTGCACTTGACGACCTGGGCCGCGTGTGCCGTGATCAAGTTGCCGCAGCTGGTGGCGGTGCTGAGGGCCGGCTCGGCGTGGGGACTCAGCGTGACCAGCCTCCTCCTGGAGCTGGGCGG CTTGCTTGTGTTTCTGAGGTACCAGATCTATTATGATTACCCCTTGGAGACATACCTGGAGTATCCCATCATCATTGCACAAG ATGCCATTCTCCTTTACTGTGTTATGCATTTCAGTGGAAAAGCAAAACGAGCTTTGTTCTATGCAGTCGT ATTTTTGGGAGTCTGGTACATGCTAACACTGCAGAAGTGGATAATAGACCTGTCCATG AATCTGTGCACGTTCATCAGTGCTGCCAGTAAGCTGGTtcagctgcagcatctctggCAGACCGAAGATTCCGGACAAGCGAGCGCCCTGACCTGGGGCATGGGTGCATACACCTGTGCAA ttCTCATCCGTTTCATAGTCATGCTCATTCTCAATATTTGGGTCACAGTCACAATTCTGCACTACAGGAAGACTAGAAAGACTGATTAG
- the SLC66A3 gene encoding solute carrier family 66 member 3 isoform X1, with translation MAPGLLDLVHLTTWAACAVIKLPQLVAVLRAGSAWGLSVTSLLLELGGLLVFLRYQIYYDYPLETYLEYPIIIAQDAILLYCVMHFSGKAKRALFYAVVFLGVWYMLTLQKWIIDLSMNLCTFISAASKLVQLQHLWQTEDSGQASALTWGMGAYTCATRIITTVMTTNDLAVLIRFIVMLILNIWVTVTILHYRKTRKTD, from the exons ATGGCGCCGGGGCTGCTGGACCTGGTGCACTTGACGACCTGGGCCGCGTGTGCCGTGATCAAGTTGCCGCAGCTGGTGGCGGTGCTGAGGGCCGGCTCGGCGTGGGGACTCAGCGTGACCAGCCTCCTCCTGGAGCTGGGCGG CTTGCTTGTGTTTCTGAGGTACCAGATCTATTATGATTACCCCTTGGAGACATACCTGGAGTATCCCATCATCATTGCACAAG ATGCCATTCTCCTTTACTGTGTTATGCATTTCAGTGGAAAAGCAAAACGAGCTTTGTTCTATGCAGTCGT ATTTTTGGGAGTCTGGTACATGCTAACACTGCAGAAGTGGATAATAGACCTGTCCATG AATCTGTGCACGTTCATCAGTGCTGCCAGTAAGCTGGTtcagctgcagcatctctggCAGACCGAAGATTCCGGACAAGCGAGCGCCCTGACCTGGGGCATGGGTGCATACACCTGTGCAA CAAGAATTATTACAACTGTAATGACCACAAATGATCTTGCAG ttCTCATCCGTTTCATAGTCATGCTCATTCTCAATATTTGGGTCACAGTCACAATTCTGCACTACAGGAAGACTAGAAAGACTGATTAG